From Aliarcobacter butzleri, the proteins below share one genomic window:
- the mobB gene encoding molybdopterin-guanine dinucleotide biosynthesis protein B, whose product MNKKRLVVAFSGPSNSGKTTAIVKVASILQDQSFKVCIVKHDPKDKAMFDREGKDSFKFFQTGADVAVVSPNKTTYFKKSTSSIDDLIELFKDFDYLLVEGLKTLELPRISIFRDRLDESYFEVTNAIACDETINKNDIPKNIEILDLNNPDEIINWIDKNAKRV is encoded by the coding sequence ATGAATAAAAAAAGATTAGTAGTAGCCTTTTCAGGTCCGTCAAATAGTGGTAAAACAACTGCTATTGTAAAAGTTGCAAGTATTCTTCAAGATCAAAGTTTTAAAGTATGTATAGTAAAACATGATCCAAAAGATAAAGCTATGTTTGATAGAGAAGGAAAAGATTCTTTCAAATTCTTTCAAACTGGTGCTGATGTTGCTGTTGTAAGTCCAAATAAAACAACTTATTTCAAAAAATCTACATCTTCAATTGATGATTTAATAGAACTTTTTAAAGATTTTGATTATTTATTAGTTGAAGGATTAAAAACTCTAGAACTTCCTAGAATCTCTATTTTTAGAGATAGATTAGATGAAAGTTATTTTGAAGTAACAAATGCAATAGCATGCGATGAAACTATTAATAAAAATGATATTCCAAAAAATATTGAAATCTTAGATTTAAATAATCCAGATGAAATAATAAACTGGATAGATAAAAATGCAAAAAGAGTGTAA
- a CDS encoding biotin/lipoyl-containing protein — protein MSKKYIDIMDTTFRDGFQSVFGGRVLMNDFFPAVEAAKEAGITHFEFGGGARFQSLFFYLQENAFDMMDKFRSIVGPEANLQTLARGINTVMLDTGSRELIDLHAKLFAKHGTTTIRNFDALNDVQNLEYSAQCIKNHGLKHEVVVTLMDLPPNCTGAHDVPFYEKTLRSILDSGLPFDSVCFKDASGTSSPQKVFDTIKMARNLLGDSTHIRLHTHETAGVSIACYLAALEAGADGIDLAASPVSGGTSQPDILTMLHAVKGKNFDLGGLEIDKILKYEETLAHCLKDYFLPPEATQVSPLIPFSPMPGGALTANTQMMRDNGTLDKFPAVIKAMQEVVVRGGFGTSVTPVSQFYWQQAYANVMFGPWKQIAPGYGRMVLGYFGKTPVEADPEIIKLASEKLKLEPTKENPLDIADRDEKKKISVWKQRLEIENIPVTEENIFIAAACDEKGIAFLKGESPLNVRKKENEINNSNNKTKGDNKMANGNYTVVVDGQRFNVTVAEGIVDNIQVAQPVVQQVVQQPVQAQVAQTPAKPVYNGTEVPAAVNGNVWKILVKEGDRVEKDQQIMILEAMKMEIDITAPVSGTISKILVEPSSSVDEGQTLAVIA, from the coding sequence ATGTCTAAGAAGTATATAGATATTATGGATACAACCTTTAGAGATGGATTCCAATCTGTCTTTGGAGGAAGAGTTTTAATGAATGACTTTTTTCCAGCAGTAGAAGCTGCAAAAGAGGCTGGGATAACTCACTTTGAATTTGGAGGAGGAGCAAGATTCCAATCGTTGTTCTTCTACTTACAAGAAAATGCTTTTGATATGATGGATAAATTTAGATCTATCGTAGGACCAGAAGCAAACTTACAAACTCTAGCTCGTGGTATAAATACAGTAATGTTAGATACTGGTTCAAGAGAATTAATAGACCTTCACGCAAAACTTTTTGCAAAACATGGAACAACAACAATTAGAAACTTTGATGCTTTAAATGATGTTCAAAACCTTGAATACTCTGCACAATGTATAAAAAATCATGGATTAAAACATGAAGTAGTTGTAACACTTATGGATTTACCTCCAAACTGTACAGGTGCACATGATGTACCTTTTTATGAAAAAACTTTAAGAAGTATTCTAGATAGCGGATTGCCTTTTGATTCTGTTTGTTTTAAAGATGCAAGTGGAACATCAAGCCCACAAAAAGTATTTGATACTATTAAAATGGCAAGAAACCTTTTAGGTGATTCTACTCATATAAGACTTCATACTCATGAAACAGCAGGAGTTAGTATAGCTTGTTATTTAGCAGCTCTTGAAGCAGGTGCTGATGGTATAGACTTAGCTGCATCTCCAGTTAGTGGAGGAACATCTCAACCAGATATCCTAACTATGCTTCATGCTGTAAAAGGTAAAAACTTTGATTTAGGTGGTTTAGAAATTGATAAAATTCTAAAATATGAAGAGACTTTGGCTCATTGCTTAAAAGATTACTTCCTTCCACCAGAAGCAACTCAAGTTTCACCACTTATTCCTTTTTCTCCAATGCCTGGTGGTGCATTAACTGCAAATACTCAAATGATGAGAGATAATGGAACTTTAGATAAATTTCCAGCAGTTATTAAAGCTATGCAAGAAGTGGTTGTTAGAGGAGGATTTGGTACATCTGTAACTCCTGTTTCTCAATTTTATTGGCAACAAGCATACGCTAATGTTATGTTTGGACCATGGAAACAAATAGCTCCAGGATATGGAAGAATGGTTTTAGGATACTTTGGAAAAACACCAGTTGAAGCAGATCCTGAAATAATAAAATTAGCAAGTGAAAAATTAAAACTAGAACCAACTAAAGAGAATCCTTTAGATATTGCTGATCGTGATGAGAAAAAGAAAATATCTGTTTGGAAACAAAGATTAGAAATAGAAAATATTCCTGTAACAGAAGAGAATATTTTTATTGCAGCTGCTTGTGATGAGAAAGGTATTGCATTTTTAAAAGGAGAGAGTCCTTTAAATGTAAGAAAAAAAGAGAATGAAATAAATAATAGTAATAATAAAACAAAAGGAGATAATAAAATGGCAAATGGGAACTATACAGTAGTAGTAGATGGACAAAGATTTAATGTAACAGTAGCTGAAGGGATTGTAGATAATATACAAGTTGCACAACCTGTTGTACAACAAGTAGTTCAACAACCAGTTCAAGCTCAAGTTGCACAAACTCCTGCAAAACCAGTTTATAATGGAACAGAAGTTCCAGCAGCAGTTAATGGGAATGTATGGAAAATACTTGTTAAAGAGGGAGATAGAGTTGAAAAAGATCAACAAATTATGATTTTAGAAGCTATGAAAATGGAAATTGACATTACTGCTCCTGTTTCTGGTACTATCTCTAAAATCTTAGTTGAACCTTCTTCTTCTGTTGACGAAGGTCAAACTTTAGCTGTTATTGCTTAA
- a CDS encoding S24 family peptidase — translation MFIVDEIIEKLKDIISADGKNGKVFDKDVAKSLELSQANFATMKNRGKIPFTNILNFCAKKKISINWLLYNQNPDSLIDATDKYWIKYYPSVSVSAGGGAYESEDNFESLELPRYFVNMLGGNENLKNIDAINVIGDSMEPTLNSDNIIFIDKTKNDVSRDGIYAFTTIHGLFVKRIQRRVDGKLDIISDNKDYPSQVLNKNDLEILGKVISSFGLVY, via the coding sequence ATGTTCATTGTTGATGAGATTATAGAAAAGTTAAAAGATATTATAAGTGCAGATGGAAAAAATGGTAAAGTATTTGATAAAGATGTAGCTAAATCTTTAGAATTAAGCCAAGCAAATTTTGCGACTATGAAAAATAGAGGAAAAATTCCATTTACAAATATTCTAAATTTTTGTGCTAAAAAGAAAATATCTATAAATTGGCTTTTATATAATCAAAATCCAGATTCTTTAATTGATGCAACAGATAAATATTGGATTAAATATTATCCTTCTGTTTCCGTTAGTGCTGGAGGTGGAGCTTATGAAAGTGAAGATAACTTTGAGTCATTAGAACTACCACGATATTTTGTTAATATGTTAGGTGGAAATGAAAATTTAAAAAATATTGATGCTATAAATGTAATTGGAGATTCTATGGAACCGACATTAAATAGTGATAATATAATATTTATTGATAAAACAAAAAATGATGTATCAAGAGATGGAATTTATGCTTTTACTACAATTCATGGTTTATTTGTAAAAAGAATACAAAGACGAGTTGATGGGAAACTAGATATTATTTCTGATAACAAAGATTATCCATCACAAGTTTTAAATAAAAATGATTTAGAAATTTTAGGAAAAGTGATAAGCTCTTTTGGATTAGTTTACTAA
- a CDS encoding lytic transglycosylase domain-containing protein, whose amino-acid sequence MKKILIFLLFAISLNADIATATTDFMQKDFKITLSWLQEKPKSPAKDFFIIQYLNQEEDLSFEEAKTVYDMRYGKNASLDKLFNQRYKKNIPEEDLKCYRASIEELKNSDVRCIALGLSLKEASLLSKKDLEFFINKLDSYPTLKNNLKLISSTDPFNSFINSGTKKFLQLFFELEDSYTIRYLNKELPLGFLTKLTQETDFNRFLRTIIFSKDFPNIQKSLYALNSIKTFTPDIDFILGINAINNNNPTIAKSFFLTSFNKTNQRDMKDKAAFWLYLVTKENYYLEELAKSWDNSLYVLYAKELLNIKPDNIIYNLETKNQKSSYDIYNAFDWLNVVEDTKTNLDDIKLQKYSNIFTDENTMPHLAFVLERYNKSKIQYFITPYKDIIGKYNIYKQILLYSLARQESRFIPSSISVSSALGVMQIMPFLSLDISQKLNEDYNIYEQFVPKKNIEYASFHLDTLMTQFDNNPLFIAYAYNGGGGYTKGQLKKGLFKEKGKFEPFLSMELISSGETREYGKKVLANFYVYNNYLNSENKISLSTILQNLVSPY is encoded by the coding sequence ATGAAAAAAATTTTGATATTTTTGCTTTTTGCAATATCTTTAAATGCAGATATTGCAACAGCAACTACTGATTTTATGCAAAAAGACTTTAAAATAACCCTATCTTGGCTTCAAGAAAAACCTAAATCACCTGCAAAAGATTTTTTTATTATTCAATATCTAAATCAAGAGGAAGATTTATCTTTTGAAGAAGCTAAAACTGTCTATGATATGAGATATGGTAAAAATGCTTCTTTAGATAAACTTTTCAATCAAAGATATAAAAAGAATATCCCCGAAGAAGATTTGAAATGTTATAGAGCTTCAATTGAAGAGTTAAAAAATAGCGATGTAAGATGTATTGCCTTAGGATTATCTTTAAAAGAGGCTTCTTTATTGTCGAAAAAAGATTTAGAATTTTTTATTAACAAATTAGATTCTTACCCTACTTTAAAAAATAACTTAAAACTTATTTCATCAACTGATCCTTTTAACTCTTTTATAAATAGTGGTACAAAAAAGTTTTTACAACTATTTTTTGAGCTTGAAGATAGTTATACTATAAGATATTTAAATAAAGAATTACCTTTAGGTTTTTTAACAAAACTTACACAAGAAACTGATTTTAATAGATTTTTACGAACTATTATTTTTAGTAAAGATTTTCCAAATATTCAAAAATCTTTGTATGCTCTAAATAGTATTAAAACATTTACACCTGATATTGATTTTATTCTTGGAATTAATGCAATAAATAACAATAATCCAACAATTGCAAAAAGCTTTTTTCTTACTTCTTTTAATAAAACAAACCAAAGAGACATGAAAGATAAGGCTGCTTTTTGGTTATATTTAGTAACAAAAGAAAATTACTATTTAGAAGAACTAGCTAAAAGTTGGGATAATAGTTTATATGTTTTATATGCAAAAGAGTTGTTAAATATAAAACCAGATAATATTATTTACAATCTTGAAACAAAAAATCAAAAAAGTTCTTATGATATTTATAATGCTTTTGATTGGTTAAATGTTGTTGAAGATACTAAAACAAACCTTGATGATATAAAACTACAAAAGTACTCAAATATTTTTACAGATGAAAATACAATGCCACATTTAGCTTTTGTTTTAGAAAGATATAATAAATCTAAAATTCAATATTTTATAACTCCATATAAAGATATAATTGGAAAATATAATATATATAAACAAATTTTACTTTATTCTCTTGCTAGACAAGAAAGTAGATTTATTCCCTCTTCTATTTCTGTATCTTCAGCTTTAGGTGTTATGCAAATAATGCCTTTTTTATCTTTGGATATTTCACAAAAATTAAATGAAGATTATAATATTTATGAACAATTTGTTCCAAAAAAGAATATTGAATATGCAAGTTTTCATTTAGATACATTAATGACTCAATTTGATAATAATCCTTTATTTATAGCTTACGCTTATAATGGCGGTGGTGGATATACTAAAGGTCAATTAAAAAAAGGATTATTTAAAGAAAAAGGTAAATTTGAACCATTTTTAAGTATGGAGTTAATATCTTCTGGTGAAACAAGAGAATATGGGAAAAAAGTTTTAGCAAACTTTTATGTCTACAACAATTACTTAAATAGTGAAAATAAAATTTCACTATCTACTATTTTGCAAAACCTAGTGTCACCTTATTAG
- a CDS encoding class 1 fructose-bisphosphatase — MQEIMKAIEESAIKIKHLIETGDTGKSEFENSTGDTQLKLDIASDKIIEDIFKNIPSIKAIVSEEQEAIVNLHENGKYLIAYDPLDGSSLVDVNLSVGSIFGIYENEFNAQNIVASVYVVFGPRVEMVVTTTDVKMYRLLDGKFTFIQNIKLNEKGKLNAPGSTQNCWAPFHKQLIDDIFNDGYRLRYSGGMVPDLHQILLKGGGLFSYPGTSDKPKGKLRQLFEVFPFALAYEKAGGQAVDGFKRVLEVQTTHIHDTTPCFFGSNSEINRVLEVYKKNV; from the coding sequence ATGCAAGAAATAATGAAAGCAATAGAAGAATCAGCAATAAAAATCAAACATTTAATAGAAACTGGTGATACAGGCAAAAGTGAATTTGAAAATTCAACTGGAGATACTCAATTAAAACTTGATATTGCAAGTGACAAAATTATTGAGGATATTTTTAAAAATATTCCAAGTATCAAAGCAATTGTGAGTGAAGAACAAGAAGCTATTGTAAATTTACATGAAAATGGTAAATATTTAATTGCTTATGATCCACTTGATGGTTCATCTTTAGTTGATGTAAACCTATCTGTTGGTTCAATTTTTGGTATTTATGAAAATGAATTTAATGCACAAAATATAGTTGCTTCAGTTTATGTAGTTTTTGGTCCAAGAGTTGAAATGGTAGTAACTACAACTGATGTAAAAATGTATAGATTATTAGATGGTAAATTTACTTTTATTCAAAATATTAAGCTTAATGAAAAAGGTAAATTAAATGCTCCTGGTTCTACACAAAATTGTTGGGCACCTTTTCATAAACAGTTAATTGATGACATTTTTAATGATGGTTATAGATTAAGATATAGTGGAGGAATGGTTCCAGATTTACACCAAATTTTATTAAAAGGTGGTGGACTTTTTTCATATCCAGGAACAAGTGATAAACCAAAAGGAAAATTAAGACAGTTATTTGAAGTTTTCCCTTTTGCATTAGCTTATGAAAAAGCTGGTGGTCAAGCTGTTGATGGATTTAAAAGAGTTTTAGAAGTGCAAACTACACATATTCACGATACAACTCCTTGCTTTTTTGGCTCAAATAGCGAAATAAATAGAGTTTTAGAAGTTTATAAAAAAAATGTCTGA
- a CDS encoding M16 family metallopeptidase has product MSATIKHINIKGTEVPIIFEEQKDLPILNLQLVFQNSGYIQDKNKSGLVNLSSSILNEGTKELGSSNFAQILDENAITIHSSNGFETFVIEVSSLKEQSKKAVSLLNDLLKSPNFTQSSLDKIKTIQTGYLKRKENDFDFIAQNQLKALLFKNTALENPSSGTIESISKIELKDIENFLSKTISLNNLIIVAGGNFTQKEIETLIKPILENLKIGEKSEVKKIDFKSQKSEKTLQRDTEQAYIYFGSSFNIDSKDEENYKAKVASFILGGSGFGSRLMEEIRVKRGLAYSAYGNISINKTHTYFSGYLQTKNETAKEAQELVSKLVDEFVENGVTQEELTAAKNFLLGSEPLRNETLAQRLNKSFTLYYRGLDQDYSKKELEKIQNLKLEDLNNYIKSHKEINNLTFSIVRR; this is encoded by the coding sequence ATGAGTGCTACAATAAAGCATATTAATATAAAAGGTACAGAAGTACCAATAATTTTTGAAGAACAAAAAGATTTACCAATTTTAAATTTACAATTAGTTTTTCAAAATTCTGGTTATATTCAAGATAAAAATAAAAGTGGTTTAGTAAATTTATCTTCAAGTATTTTAAATGAAGGAACAAAAGAGCTAGGTAGCTCAAATTTTGCTCAAATACTTGATGAAAATGCAATAACAATCCATAGTTCAAATGGATTTGAAACATTTGTTATTGAAGTTTCAAGTTTAAAAGAACAATCAAAAAAAGCAGTTAGTTTATTAAATGATTTACTAAAATCTCCAAACTTTACACAAAGTTCTTTGGATAAAATAAAAACTATTCAAACTGGATATTTAAAAAGAAAAGAAAATGATTTTGACTTTATTGCACAAAATCAGTTAAAAGCTCTACTTTTTAAAAATACAGCTTTAGAAAATCCATCAAGTGGAACAATAGAATCTATTTCAAAAATAGAATTAAAAGATATAGAAAACTTTTTATCAAAAACTATATCTTTAAATAACTTGATTATTGTTGCAGGTGGTAATTTTACACAAAAAGAGATAGAAACTCTAATAAAACCTATTTTGGAAAATCTAAAAATAGGCGAAAAATCTGAAGTAAAAAAAATAGACTTTAAATCACAAAAAAGTGAAAAAACTCTTCAAAGAGATACAGAACAAGCTTATATTTATTTTGGAAGTTCATTTAATATAGATTCAAAAGATGAAGAGAATTATAAAGCAAAAGTTGCTTCATTTATTTTAGGTGGTTCTGGTTTTGGTTCAAGATTGATGGAAGAAATTAGAGTAAAAAGAGGTTTAGCTTATAGTGCTTATGGAAACATCTCTATAAACAAAACTCATACATATTTTAGTGGTTATTTACAAACAAAAAATGAAACTGCAAAAGAAGCTCAAGAATTAGTTTCAAAATTAGTAGATGAGTTTGTAGAAAATGGTGTTACTCAAGAAGAGTTAACAGCTGCTAAGAATTTTTTATTAGGAAGTGAACCTCTTAGAAATGAAACTTTAGCACAAAGATTAAATAAATCATTTACACTATATTATCGAGGATTAGACCAAGATTATTCTAAAAAAGAATTAGAAAAAATCCAGAATCTAAAACTTGAAGATTTAAATAACTATATAAAATCTCACAAAGAGATAAATAATTTAACATTCTCAATAGTAAGGAGATAA
- the metG gene encoding methionine--tRNA ligase, translating to MQESCKNVYITTPIYYVNDVAHIGHAYTTIIADMLARYSRLTGSNTFLLTGTDEHGQKIAQSAEIRNKTPKEYADEISGKFRTLWDDFDITYDKFIRTTDEEHKIGVQKAFEIMYKKGDIYKGEYEGFYCVPCETFFPESQLVDEQFCPDCGRATTLVKEESYFFELSKYEEKLLKWYEENEDCILPRSKKNEIVNFVKGGLKDLSISRTSFSWGVKLPESMNEPKHVMYVWLDALLNYITALGYGTDDKNMNFWPANIHLVGKDILRFHSIYWPAFLMSLDLPLPKHIAAHGWWTRDGEKMSKSKGNIVNPKEVADAYGLDAFRYFMLREVPFGQDGDFSQKALIDRINSDLGNDLGNLLNRISGMSGKYFDYKVSSVDVEKFHKKELDEVNEILDGVQKYIYNMQINRYLEEIWKVLTIANKAINDYEPWNLIKDGKNAEAMALVALITNIMAKVALLLDSVMPEKIKLIAQSLGMNINTETFNNLIINKELLADTVITKVEQLFPRIEEILLEQPATADETKAECEIKKEQEPTKVEDDNLITIDKFFETTLKIGTIVEAVEVPKSAKLLKLQVDLGEGRNRQILAGIKEYYSAEELVGTQACVVANLKPAKLMGMLSEGMLMAARDENGLSLLRPEAPKKSGTKIS from the coding sequence ATGCAAGAATCTTGTAAAAATGTTTATATCACAACTCCAATATATTATGTAAATGATGTAGCTCATATCGGTCATGCTTATACTACAATCATTGCAGATATGTTGGCAAGATATTCAAGATTGACAGGTTCAAATACATTCCTTTTAACAGGAACTGACGAACATGGACAAAAAATAGCACAAAGTGCTGAGATTAGAAATAAAACACCAAAAGAGTATGCTGATGAAATTTCAGGAAAATTTAGAACTTTATGGGATGATTTTGATATAACTTATGATAAATTTATTAGAACTACAGATGAAGAACATAAAATCGGAGTTCAAAAAGCTTTCGAAATAATGTATAAAAAAGGTGATATTTATAAAGGTGAATATGAAGGTTTTTATTGTGTACCTTGTGAAACTTTTTTTCCTGAATCACAACTTGTAGATGAACAATTTTGCCCAGATTGTGGAAGAGCTACTACTTTAGTAAAAGAAGAAAGTTACTTTTTTGAATTATCAAAATATGAAGAAAAACTTCTTAAATGGTATGAAGAAAATGAAGATTGTATTTTACCAAGAAGCAAAAAAAATGAAATTGTAAACTTTGTAAAAGGTGGTTTAAAAGATTTATCAATTTCAAGAACATCTTTTAGTTGGGGAGTAAAACTTCCAGAATCTATGAATGAACCAAAACATGTTATGTATGTTTGGCTTGATGCTCTTTTAAACTATATTACAGCACTTGGTTATGGAACTGATGATAAAAATATGAATTTTTGGCCAGCAAATATTCATCTTGTAGGAAAAGATATTTTAAGATTCCACTCTATTTATTGGCCAGCATTTTTAATGTCTTTGGATTTACCTCTTCCAAAACATATTGCAGCTCACGGTTGGTGGACAAGAGATGGTGAAAAAATGTCAAAATCAAAAGGAAATATCGTAAATCCAAAAGAAGTAGCAGATGCTTATGGACTTGATGCATTTAGATATTTTATGTTAAGGGAAGTTCCTTTTGGTCAAGATGGAGATTTTTCACAAAAAGCTTTAATAGATAGAATTAACTCTGATTTAGGAAATGATTTAGGAAATTTACTAAATAGAATTTCGGGAATGAGTGGAAAATACTTTGATTATAAAGTAAGTTCAGTTGATGTTGAAAAATTCCATAAAAAAGAGTTAGATGAAGTAAATGAAATTTTAGATGGTGTTCAAAAATATATTTATAATATGCAAATAAACAGATATCTTGAAGAGATATGGAAAGTTTTAACTATTGCAAACAAAGCAATCAATGATTATGAACCTTGGAATTTAATAAAAGATGGAAAAAATGCTGAAGCTATGGCATTAGTTGCTTTAATTACAAATATTATGGCTAAAGTTGCCCTACTTTTAGATTCAGTAATGCCTGAAAAGATTAAACTAATTGCTCAATCTTTAGGTATGAATATAAATACTGAAACTTTTAATAATTTAATTATTAATAAAGAGTTATTAGCTGATACAGTTATAACAAAAGTTGAACAACTTTTCCCAAGAATAGAAGAAATTTTATTAGAACAACCAGCAACAGCTGATGAAACAAAAGCTGAGTGTGAAATAAAAAAAGAACAAGAACCTACAAAAGTTGAAGATGACAATCTAATTACTATTGATAAATTTTTTGAAACAACTTTAAAAATTGGAACAATTGTAGAAGCAGTTGAAGTTCCAAAATCTGCAAAACTTCTAAAACTACAAGTTGATTTAGGAGAAGGAAGAAATAGACAAATTTTAGCAGGAATCAAAGAGTATTATTCAGCTGAAGAATTAGTTGGTACTCAAGCTTGTGTAGTTGCAAACTTAAAACCTGCAAAACTTATGGGAATGTTAAGTGAAGGTATGTTAATGGCAGCACGTGATGAAAATGGTTTATCACTTTTAAGACCAGAAGCACCTAAAAAATCTGGAACGAAAATAAGCTAG
- a CDS encoding YggT family protein has protein sequence MIDALLTSIFTLIFSIIFLYKWVVIISALLTWVKPDPYNPIVQILYRLTEPVYAFIRRYIPTVFGGMDLAPLILIFGLIFIETLLKNLFF, from the coding sequence ATGATAGATGCACTATTAACTTCGATTTTTACACTGATTTTTAGTATTATTTTTTTATATAAGTGGGTTGTTATTATTTCAGCACTTTTAACTTGGGTAAAACCTGATCCTTATAATCCAATAGTTCAAATTCTTTATAGATTAACTGAACCAGTTTATGCTTTTATAAGAAGATATATACCAACAGTATTTGGTGGAATGGATTTAGCTCCACTAATTTTAATTTTTGGATTAATTTTCATAGAGACACTTCTAAAAAACTTATTCTTCTAA
- a CDS encoding OadG family protein: MEGLNTIAELVTSFLIVMGIVSTVLLILGFLLKAKGVTFVEFFPKKQENVSQTPNIIYNTITNPVVSNSGIDPRKVAAIMAAIQHHTKLKG, translated from the coding sequence ATGGAAGGGCTAAATACGATAGCAGAATTAGTAACAAGCTTTCTAATAGTAATGGGGATAGTATCAACAGTATTATTAATATTAGGTTTTTTGCTAAAAGCAAAAGGAGTAACATTTGTAGAGTTTTTTCCGAAAAAACAAGAGAATGTTAGTCAAACACCAAATATAATCTATAACACAATAACAAATCCTGTTGTATCAAATTCAGGGATAGACCCAAGAAAAGTAGCAGCAATAATGGCAGCAATACAACATCATACAAAGTTAAAAGGTTAA
- the gltX gene encoding glutamate--tRNA ligase, translated as MLRFAPSPTGDMHIGNLRVAIFNYIVSKQLKEDLIIRIEDTDKERNIEGKDKEILEILNLFSIEYKTVFYQSDNLKYHQKMALQLMTQKKAFACFCSDEKLEELREESIKKGIPFRYDGFCENLSDEAVLNVNAPFTVRLKKPDHNIKFTDLLKGDFDYAPFDIDSFIILRQDKTPTYNYACSVDDMLMDISIVIRGEDHVSNTPKQIHIRDSLGYTKEIKYVHLPIILNAQTGKKMSKRDDASSVKWLIEQGFLPSAIANYLVLMGNKTPTEIFTLEEAIEWFKIENISKSSAKFDIDKLRFINRKHIENLDDMRLSKILGFADGDIGKLGKLFLEEASTIKEIKEKIEPIFATKTTLEGFENEFKSIKECLQKATYFDNYEDLKNYIVNETSLKGKNLFKPLRYILTGVENGPNLSDIYPLIKNYLGDIIK; from the coding sequence TTGTTAAGATTTGCCCCAAGTCCAACAGGAGACATGCATATTGGAAATTTACGAGTTGCTATTTTCAATTATATCGTATCTAAACAACTAAAAGAAGATTTAATAATAAGAATTGAAGATACAGATAAAGAAAGAAATATAGAAGGAAAAGATAAAGAGATTTTAGAGATTTTAAATCTTTTTTCAATAGAGTATAAAACAGTATTTTATCAAAGTGACAACTTAAAATATCACCAAAAAATGGCATTACAATTAATGACTCAAAAAAAAGCTTTTGCTTGTTTTTGTAGTGATGAAAAACTTGAAGAATTAAGAGAAGAATCTATAAAAAAAGGAATTCCTTTTAGATATGATGGATTTTGTGAAAATTTATCTGATGAAGCAGTTTTAAATGTAAATGCGCCTTTTACTGTTAGATTAAAAAAACCAGATCATAATATAAAATTTACTGATTTACTAAAAGGTGATTTTGATTATGCACCTTTTGATATTGATAGTTTTATAATTTTAAGACAAGATAAAACTCCAACTTATAATTATGCTTGTTCTGTTGATGATATGTTAATGGATATTTCAATAGTTATTCGTGGAGAAGACCATGTTTCAAATACACCAAAACAAATACATATTAGAGATTCATTAGGATATACAAAAGAGATAAAATATGTTCATTTACCAATTATTTTAAATGCACAAACTGGTAAAAAAATGAGTAAAAGAGATGATGCAAGTAGTGTAAAATGGCTAATTGAGCAAGGATTTCTTCCAAGTGCTATTGCAAATTATCTTGTGTTGATGGGAAATAAAACTCCAACTGAAATTTTTACTTTAGAAGAAGCCATAGAGTGGTTTAAAATAGAAAATATTTCAAAAAGTTCAGCAAAATTTGATATAGATAAATTAAGATTTATAAATAGAAAACATATTGAAAATCTTGATGATATGAGATTATCAAAAATTTTAGGTTTTGCAGATGGTGATATAGGAAAATTAGGAAAACTATTTTTAGAAGAAGCAAGTACTATAAAAGAGATAAAAGAGAAGATTGAGCCAATCTTTGCTACAAAAACAACTCTTGAAGGTTTTGAAAATGAATTTAAATCTATCAAAGAGTGTTTACAAAAAGCTACATATTTCGATAATTATGAAGATTTAAAAAATTATATTGTAAATGAAACTTCTTTAAAAGGGAAAAATCTATTTAAACCATTAAGATATATCTTAACAGGTGTTGAAAATGGTCCAAATTTATCAGATATTTACCCTTTAATTAAAAACTATTTAGGAGATATTATAAAATGA